From a region of the Nitrospirota bacterium genome:
- a CDS encoding HNH endonuclease: MEMTLLLNATYEPLRVVHWQKAIALLWQGKVEVLEVYDREVHAVSISFKLPSVMRLLKLVRLKDVHRAVKFSRINIFTRDSYACQYCRFKFRTEELTFDHVVPIAKGGRKTWENIVTACWRCNNKKSGRTPDEAGMKLMKKPVKPRWNPVVTITIGIRNTPESWRDYLYWNMELDADPAET; encoded by the coding sequence ATGGAAATGACTCTCCTGCTCAACGCGACGTACGAGCCCCTGCGGGTGGTCCATTGGCAAAAAGCCATTGCGCTCCTCTGGCAGGGCAAAGTTGAAGTCCTCGAGGTCTACGACCGAGAGGTCCATGCGGTGTCGATCTCCTTCAAACTTCCCTCCGTCATGCGGCTCCTCAAGCTGGTTCGCCTCAAGGATGTCCACCGGGCCGTGAAATTCTCCCGCATCAATATTTTCACCCGCGATAGTTATGCCTGCCAATATTGTCGGTTCAAGTTCCGGACCGAGGAACTGACGTTCGATCATGTCGTCCCCATCGCCAAGGGTGGGAGAAAGACCTGGGAGAATATCGTCACCGCCTGTTGGCGTTGCAACAATAAGAAAAGCGGTCGTACTCCCGATGAAGCCGGCATGAAGCTGATGAAGAAGCCGGTCAAGCCACGTTGGAACCCGGTTGTGACGATTACCATCGGGATTCGGAATACGCCAGAAAGCTGGCGCGACTATCTCTATTGGAATATGGAGCTGGACGCCGACCCCGCCGAGACCTAG
- a CDS encoding gamma-glutamylcyclotransferase family protein — translation MKFFLYGDHLNPTQLKRRAPEHQFLMLATIPEHTIKFCRWSSQWRCGLASVAPSPGEQVWGAVFEVTDEDLKLMDLFEEDVPPSAFRQVQVTVLTEAGEKMLVTTYAATPIGKFKPKAHYLDWVMKGLKHWKLPEEAIDMWKSFAPAP, via the coding sequence ATGAAATTCTTTCTCTACGGGGACCATCTCAACCCCACACAGCTGAAACGTCGCGCGCCGGAGCATCAGTTCTTGATGCTCGCCACTATTCCGGAACATACCATCAAGTTTTGCCGATGGTCCTCGCAATGGCGATGCGGCCTGGCCAGCGTGGCCCCCTCTCCGGGAGAACAGGTCTGGGGAGCGGTCTTCGAAGTGACCGACGAAGATCTCAAGCTGATGGACCTATTCGAAGAGGATGTACCCCCAAGCGCGTTTCGCCAGGTCCAAGTCACCGTGCTGACCGAAGCCGGCGAAAAAATGCTCGTCACCACCTATGCCGCCACCCCGATCGGCAAGTTCAAACCCAAGGCGCATTATCTCGATTGGGTCATGAAGGGCCTCAAGCATTGGAAGTTGCCGGAAGAAGCCATCGATATGTGGAAGTCGTTCGCGCCAGCGCCATAA
- a CDS encoding MTH1187 family thiamine-binding protein encodes MVLLEFSMSPLGKGESVGKYVSRSLDIIDKSGVDYRLNPMGTVLEGEWDEVFAVVKQCYVRMKKDCGRISCTIKVDYRKGPKGRLTSKVASVERQLKRTVKT; translated from the coding sequence ATGGTCTTATTGGAATTCAGTATGTCGCCATTGGGCAAGGGAGAGAGCGTCGGCAAGTATGTGTCACGTTCGCTCGATATTATCGATAAGAGCGGAGTGGACTACCGGTTGAATCCGATGGGGACGGTGCTGGAAGGGGAATGGGATGAGGTCTTTGCCGTCGTCAAGCAATGTTATGTGCGGATGAAGAAAGATTGTGGCCGTATTTCCTGCACGATCAAAGTCGACTACCGGAAAGGTCCCAAGGGCCGGCTCACGAGCAAAGTTGCCAGTGTGGAACGACAACTCAAACGAACAGTGAAAACGTAG
- a CDS encoding (2Fe-2S) ferredoxin domain-containing protein — MPKPKYHIVVCTNSRPPGHPKPSCGSAGSASLLMAFNMGLMQKGVTPGDVIVSGSSCLGPCEQGPTVVVYPDATWYSKVTEADVATIIDEHIKGGKPVAKLNPDSVWK, encoded by the coding sequence ATGCCGAAGCCAAAATATCACATCGTCGTCTGCACCAACTCCCGTCCTCCGGGACACCCGAAGCCATCCTGTGGCAGCGCCGGTTCCGCCTCTCTCCTCATGGCCTTTAACATGGGCCTCATGCAGAAGGGTGTGACACCGGGCGACGTCATCGTCAGCGGCTCCTCCTGCCTCGGCCCCTGCGAGCAGGGACCCACTGTCGTCGTCTATCCGGACGCCACCTGGTACTCCAAGGTGACGGAAGCAGACGTGGCCACCATCATCGATGAACATATCAAGGGCGGAAAGCCTGTCGCCAAGCTGAATCCTGATTCAGTCTGGAAGTAA
- a CDS encoding Rieske 2Fe-2S domain-containing protein yields MPEFVTVARVEEIPPGTGRTVEIQGVWIALFNVDGSFYAVDNTCPHAGGPLGEGHLKGHIVECPWHGWKFDVQTGARPENPNITVACCHVRIEGSHVQVALPEHFK; encoded by the coding sequence ATGCCTGAATTTGTGACCGTTGCGAGAGTGGAGGAGATTCCTCCGGGAACCGGACGGACCGTCGAAATCCAAGGGGTCTGGATTGCGCTCTTCAATGTCGACGGATCCTTCTATGCCGTCGACAACACCTGCCCGCATGCGGGAGGACCATTGGGAGAAGGACATCTGAAGGGCCACATCGTCGAATGTCCCTGGCATGGATGGAAATTTGACGTACAGACTGGAGCAAGGCCGGAGAATCCGAACATTACCGTCGCCTGCTGTCATGTCCGAATCGAAGGGAGTCACGTTCAGGTCGCGTTGCCTGAGCACTTCAAATAG
- a CDS encoding bifunctional precorrin-2 dehydrogenase/sirohydrochlorin ferrochelatase, translated as MAANSGFPLSLDVKGYPVLVLGGDEEASEKTQRLLEAGAKVTVVAPSLNDTLKDLAASAKVVHRGRHFRDTDLESAILVMNMVRGDRDFSRALFAKAREKKFLLWSVDQPECSTVTMPAVVASGHLRVAISTSGVAPALSGFMKEDMEKIFGEEFAAFVEWLGELREKTKANEPEFEKRRALLREALDGFRVLGKVQYPKVWLDERAKLVAVPGIKGEA; from the coding sequence ATGGCTGCAAATTCTGGCTTTCCGTTGTCTCTGGATGTGAAGGGCTACCCGGTGCTTGTGCTCGGGGGAGACGAGGAGGCCTCGGAAAAAACTCAACGGTTGTTGGAAGCGGGGGCGAAGGTGACCGTCGTGGCACCGTCGCTCAACGATACGCTCAAAGATTTGGCTGCGTCGGCGAAGGTGGTTCATCGTGGGCGCCATTTTCGCGACACCGATTTGGAGAGTGCGATTTTGGTGATGAATATGGTGAGAGGGGATCGCGATTTTTCACGCGCGCTCTTCGCGAAGGCACGGGAGAAGAAGTTCCTCTTGTGGTCGGTCGACCAGCCGGAATGTTCAACGGTGACGATGCCGGCGGTTGTGGCGTCCGGTCATCTCCGTGTCGCGATCAGCACGAGCGGGGTGGCTCCGGCTTTGTCAGGTTTCATGAAGGAAGATATGGAAAAGATCTTCGGCGAGGAGTTTGCCGCCTTTGTGGAATGGCTCGGCGAACTTCGGGAGAAGACCAAGGCGAACGAGCCGGAGTTCGAAAAACGTCGGGCTCTGTTGCGTGAGGCCTTGGACGGATTTCGCGTATTAGGGAAGGTCCAGTATCCGAAGGTGTGGTTGGATGAACGTGCGAAGCTTGTAGCGGTGCCTGGGATTAAGGGCGAGGCGTAA